One window of Perca flavescens isolate YP-PL-M2 chromosome 6, PFLA_1.0, whole genome shotgun sequence genomic DNA carries:
- the stk40 gene encoding serine/threonine-protein kinase 40, translating to MSKRRSSERGAGETSGRASKLQCPGISGNNAKRAGPFILGPRLGNSPVPSIVQCLARKDGTDDFYQLKILTLEERVDSAGETQEERQGKMLLHTEYSLLSLLHNQDGVVHHHGLFQDRAYEIVEDMEANKVRKMKKRICLVLDCLCAHDFSDKTADLINLQHYVIKEKRLSEREAIVIFYDVVRVVEALHKKNIVHRDLKLGNMVLNKRTHRITITNFCLGKHLVSEDDLLKDQRGSPAYISPDVLSGRPYRGKPSDMWALGVVLFTMLYGQFPFYDSIPQELFRKIKAAEYSIPEDGRVSDNTVCLIRKLLVLDPQQRLTAGEVLESLSGIIASWQSVSSLSGPLQVVPDIDDQVNHSEHLQEAKVIEESSQYEFENYMRQQLLLAEEKNTIHETKSFLTKRQFGSIPPVRRLGHDAQPVSPLDAAILAQRFLRK from the exons ATGTCCAAGCGGCGCTCGTCGGAAAGGGGGGCTGGAGAAACATCAGGCAGGGCCAGCAAGCTGCAATGTCCTGGGATATCCGGCAATAACGCCAAGAGAGCCGGACCCTTCATCCTTG GGCCTCGCCTGGGCAACTCACCAGTACCCAGCATAGTGCAGTGTCTGGCCAGAAAGGACGGCACTGATGACTTCTATCAGCTCAAA ATCCTTACGCTGGAGGAGCGAGTGGATTCTGCAGgggagactcaggaggagaggcaGGGGAAGATGCTGCTGCACACAGAGTACTCCCTCCTTTCTCTGCTGCACAACCAGGACGGGGTGGTCCACCACCACGGCCTCTTCCAG GATCGAGCCTATGAAATAGTGGAGGACATGGAGGCCAACAAAGTGCGCAAGATGAAGAAGCGGATCTGCCTCGTGCTTGACTGCCTGTGCGCTCATGACTTCAGCGACAAGACGGCAGATCTAATCAACCTCCAGCATTACGTTATAAAGGAAAAACGACTGAGCGAGCGCGAGGCCATTGTCATCTTCTACGATGTGGTGCGTGTGGTGGAAGCCCTTCATAAG AAAAATATTGTGCACAGAGACCTCAAGCTGGGAAACATGGTGCTGAACAAACG GACTCACCGAATCACCATCACCAACTTCTGCCTGGGAAAGCACCTGGTGAGTGAGGACGACCTGCTGAAAGACCAGAGAGGAAGTCCAGCCTACATCAGCCCTGATGTGTTAAGTG GTCGGCCGTACCGGGGTAAACCCAGTGACATGTGGGCTCTTGGTGTGGTCCTGTTCACCATGCTCTATGGCCAGTTCCCCTTTTATGACAGCATACCTCAGGAGCTCTTCCGCAAGATCAAGGCTGCAGAGTACTCCATCCCAGA GGACGGCCGTGTGTCTGACAACACTGTGTGCCTGATCCGAAAGCTGCTGGTGTTGGACCCTCAGCAGAGGCTTACTGCAGGAGAGGTGCTGGAGTCTCTCAGTGGCATCATTGCATCATG GCAGTCTGTTTCCTCGTTGAGTGGCCCTCTGCAGGTGGTGCCAGATATTGACGATCAGGTCAATCACTCAGAACATCTGCAAGAG GCCAAGGTGATAGAAGAGTCTTCACAGTACGAGTTTGAGAACTACATGCGCCAGCAGCTGCTGTTGGCTGAAGAGAAGAACACTATCCATGAGACCAAGAGCTTTCTCACCAAGCGCCAGTTTGGCAGCATCCCACCTGTAAGGCGTCTGGGCCATGACGCCCAGCCTGTCAGCCCGCTAGATGCTGCCATCCTGGCACAGCGTTTCCTCCGGAAGTAG
- the oscp1b gene encoding protein OSCP1, with amino-acid sequence MSSRTLPLLFINLGGEMLYILDQRLRAQNIPADKAKKVMNDIITTMFNKKFLEELFKPQELYSKKALRTVFDRLAHASIMRLNQASMDKLYDLMTMAFKYQVLLCPRPKDILLISFNHMDAIKDFVKDTPSILSQVNETYQQLIEMYTTLCSGEFQLIRQTLLIFFQDMHIRVSIFLKDKVQNSNGRFVLPTSGPVPYGTQVPGLIRMFSCTGEEVTRLQFNNGGNYTAALREGSFELFRDRVTKLGTNMYSVSRPVETHMSGTSKNSAQHTKVNTAPNPLAKEELNMLSKLMGGLEVPKSGNADNGFRVNLFNTDEEEEEALMSRPRDLSYEVINIQATKDQQVNAELAKIMGEFSESGEQSPSSSSKGDDLLAMMDGIFM; translated from the exons TTATGAATGACATCATCACCACCATGTTCAACAAAAAGTTCCTAGAAGAGCTTTTCAAGCCACAGGAGCTTTACTCCAAAAAGGCCCTGCGGACTGTGTTCGACAGGCTGGCCCACGCCTCAATAATGAGACTCAATCAAGCTAGCATGGACAAG CTCTATGACTTGATGACCATGGCTTTCAAGTACCAGGTGCTTCTCTGTCCTCGACCTAAGGACATCCTCCTCATCTCCTTTAACCACATGGATGCAATCAAAGACTTTGTGAAAGACACTCCCAGCATTCTCAGCCAAGTTAATGAAACGTACCAACAGCTCATAGAG atgtATACAACCTTGTGTAGTGGGGAATTCCAGCTGATCAGACAAACTCTCCTTATCTTCTTCCAAGACATGCATATAAGA GTGTCTATTTTCCTCAAGGATAAAGTGCAGAACTCCAATGGGCGCTTTGTGCTTCCCACCAGTGGTCCTGTGCCTTATGGAACACAAGTCCCTGGCTTGATAAG GATGTTTAGCTGTACTGGTGAAGAGGTGACCAGGCTGCAGTTCAATAATGGAGGAAACTATACCGCGGCTCTCCGGGAGGGATCTTTTGAGTTATTTAGAGACAGGGTCACCAAACTAGGCACAAACAT GTACAGTGTAAGCCGCCCAGTGGAAACACACATGTCAGGAACGTCTAAAAATTCTGCTCAGCACACTAAG GTCAACACTGCTCCCAACCCTCTGGCCAAAGAGGAGCTAAATATGTTGTCCAAGTTAATGGGAGGGCTAGAAGTTCCGAAATCAGGAAATGCAGACAACGGCTTCCGTGTCAACCTCTTCAATactgatgaggaggaaga AGAGGCATTAATGTCAAGACCACGTGACCTTTCATATGAAGTTATAAACATCCAAGCAACAAAG GACCAGCAAGTCAATGCAGAGCTGGCCAAGATCATGGGGGAGTTCTCAGAGTCGGGAGAACAATCTCCCAGCTCCAGCAGTAAAGGAGACGACCTTCTGGCCATGATGGACGGGATTTTCATGTAG